The genomic segment TCCCAGCCAGAATGGTTGTTGGCCGAGGTGGTCCAAGTATGGTGGGGCTGCAGCAAATCGGTGGTATGCATGACAAAGCCCAGTGTTTGCGCGCTGGGTTTGGCTAGAAATTGTTGCCACCAATATTGGCCCAAGTTGTCGATGGGCTGAAAGGGCATGGTTTCAAAGTCGGCGTACATATTGGCCGATGAATTGCCACCCAGGCGGTAGTGCGCTTCAGTCAGCCCGTAGCTATTGTATTTAGAGCTGTCACCAAACCAGCCTTTCAGGCCACCTGCGCCATCGTCGAGGTAATCCCCAATTAACCAGGTTTTAGCCAGCTTGTCGATATCACCTGCCACAGTCAGCTTGGCGTAGTTGTAGCCGCCAAATTGATTGCCGTGTACATCGGGGCCAGAGGTGTGGTTTTGAAAGTGCCAGTAAGAGGTGTATTGCGCGATTTTTAATGTGCTGTAGACCGGTGAGATCTGACAGCTGCCGGTAGTGGCGCCACAGAGATAAGTGTCCGCAAAGTCATCCACATCGTAAGCGCCCTGGCCCACTGTGTCGGCAAACTGCTCCCAAGTAAAGCCTGCCTTGCTGATGCCCGTGGCTAGTTTTTGATATTGATTGCTGCCGGGGTTATTTTTAATAAAGGCCATCGCATCAAGGACGATGCGCTTGTGGGTGGTTTGATCCCAGGCTTGAGCAGGGGCGGATAAACAGCAGGCGAGGGCGAATGCGGTTAAAACAAATTTCATCTTTTGCTCCGTAACTGACTCAAGCGGACGTCATGGTGGTGGGTGGGGGCGGGTCTGAAGCGGTGGCGCAGCGTAGCAAGCAATGATTGCGTTTATTTGTAAGATTTATGACGAAATGAATTGGGTGTTAGGGTCTGTTGACGTTTCATTCACGGCTGCGTTTGGCCCAGTTTTGGGGCTGAACAAGGAGAAAATTGCGACATGGTACGAGTACCATTAGCGATTTTTAACGCAGTGCAGCCCCAAAAATGGGCTAAACCCGAAGGGCTGAGCCGGAAAACGGCAATTCACTGCGTTATGCTCCTCGGAAATAACCAGTTATTGCCTTCGTCGCATGCCTTGTGCCTGGCCGTTTTCCGGCTCAGCGCAATTGTGAATGAAACGTCAACAGACCCAAACATCAGTGTAGAAGGGCGCAATGTGTATTGAACTGAGGGCTTACCCCAGGCTTGCAAAATAATTTATGCAATATAAATAAAAAGAGAGGAGTGAATGACATTGCAACTGATGCCGCTGACTGATGCGGATCTGCAGACTGCCAGGAACCAAAGCCCGGGCATGCTAGGGTTTGAAACTGCGGTTCCTGTGCCTGATTTTGTGGCTGAGCGTGCTGCTCAGATGCTGCAGGCGGGTGTGGCAGCCGCCTAGGCTAGGCCGTTTTATATATTGCGCCCTGGTGATCTACTTGCCGTGGGAGGTTGTGGTTTCAAGCAGGCACCGCAGCATAGACGGGTGGAAATGGGCTACGCTGTGCTGGCTGCGTATCAGGGACAGGGCTTTGCAACGGCGTCGGTGGCAGCGCTGTTACGCTTTGCATTTTTAAGCGGGGAGGCGGACGAGGTACTGGCGCAAATTAATCCGGAAAATATCGCCTCGGTTTGCGTGGTGAAAAGCTGGGTTTTGAGCGGGGAGCTTGCCGGGTTGATGAAGATGGCGAGCCACTGGTGCAGTGGCTCGCCACAGTATCCGGCTATAAATGAAGCGTGTGCTAATTGCCCCGCACAATGGGCTCGATGCCCAGTCGTTTAAGTTTTGCGGCCGCAGCATCTGCGCTGGCTTTATCTTTGAACGGGCCAATTTGCACTCGGGTTTCGGTATAGGCTGGAATGTCGGCGGCTTTGAGCTGGCTGAGCAGTTTGTTCGCGTTTTGTGCTTGCAGGAAAACGCCTGCTTGCACGGTATAGCCGTCACGCGTGTGCTGTGCTGCAGGATAGGCGGTTTGTGGTGTCGCAGTGTGCTGTGCAGGCTCTGCTGTAGCGGGGGGCACAGCATCAGGTGTGGGTGCTTTAACAGGAAGCGGGGTGGTTTGGATGACAGGGGCGGGTTTGCTGCCTGGCTCTGGTGTTACAGGTTCCAGCTTTAGTGTGGGTTTGTTGCTAGGGGCTGGGCTGGGTGTGGGTGGGCTTTTATGTGTAGCCCCCGCAATTACGCCGGAATCCGAGCTGGATGCAATGGGTGTGCTGATGCTTAAAGCGCTGCTGGCTTCCACCGCTGCGCTGGCTACTGGTGTTGGCAGCGCGATTTTTTCCGGTTTGGGTTCTGCTGTGGGCTGAGCAATGGGCTCTGGCGTGCGGGCAGGCAAAGGCAGGTCTTTCTGACGATCAAGCCAGTTAATGCCAAACAGAGCCAGCACAATTAATGTGGCGGCAATACCGAGCCGCCATGCTAATTGGACTTTTAATTTTCGTTGGGCTTCTTGCTGAAGGATGGGGTCGAGAACGTCGTTCATTGGCCGATTTCACTTGGAGTTATTATTTGTGTTTACTCAATCGCAGTGCAGCTGCTGCAGGGCAGGCGTGTTTTTTTATTGATATTGCCTCTGCCCGTGTATTTAAGTTTTAACTTGCTTGTACGGAAGCGGATAGTTCATCAGCCGGTTTTGCCTGAATTTGTTATAATGTTCGGCTAATCCAATTTTTACTGGGTAAAGCAGGGTTGTCTAGACACTGTTTTACCTGCGGGCAATTGAATTTATGTATAAAAAATGGATCTGACTTCCGGTATAGCTTGCATGATTTGCAAGCAGGCTAGCCGAGTTTTTTATACGCTGCAAATGTTTTGCTTATAAAACCACCCTCTGGAGAATTACATGGCTATCGAACGCACACTTTCTATCGTTAAACCTGATGCAGTTGCTAAAAACGTAATTGGTAAGATTTACGATCGTTTTGAATCAGCAGGCCTGAAGGTTGTAGCTGCAAAGATGAAACAACTGTCCCGCGCTGAAGCTGAAGGCTTCTACGCTGTACACGCTGCTCGTCCTTTCTTTAACGATCTCGTGAACTTTATGATCTCTGGTCCTGTCATGATTCAGGCTCTGGAAGGCGAAGGCGCGATCCTGAAAAACCGTGATCTGATGGGCGCAACTAATCCTAAAGAAGCAGCGGCCGGTACAATCCGTGCTGATTTCGCTGATTCTATCGATGCAAATGCAGTACACGGCTCTGATTCTGCTGAAAATGCAGCGATCGAAATCGCTTACTTCTTTGCCTCATCCGAAGTTTACAGCCGCTAATTAATTGAGCCTGCCAGGCATGATTTATGTCTGGTGGCTGGCTGGTGAGTAATGTGCTGAGCAGTAAGCTGCAAAGTAAATTGCTTGGCACATCTTGCAGCTGTAGTGGCTGGGTAGTGATTTTTATATTGGGTAGAAAGTAATGTCAGTTAATTTGTTGGACTATGATGCGGCCGGTTTGGCCGGCCTGATGGCGCAATATGGCGAGAAGCCGTTTCGTGCCAAGCAGCTGATGAAATGGATTCATCAGCGTGGTGAGCCGGATTTTGATGCAATGACCGATATCGCCAAATCGTTCCGGCAAAAACTGGCTTTAGATGCGGCCGTTACGCCGCCTGCTTTGATGGCCGAGCAAATTGCCAAAGACGGCACGCGCAAGTGGCTGCTGGATGTGGGTACTGGTAATGGTGTTGAAGCGGTGTTTATTCCTGAAGACGATCGCGGTACGCTTTGCGTGTCCAGTCAGGTGGGGTGTGCTTTAGATTGCAGTTTTTGCTCTACTGCCCGTCAGGGATTTAATCGTAATTTAAGTACTGCAGAAATTATTGGTCAGCTGTGGTGGGCCAATCGTCGTATGTCGCTGGATGCGTCACGCCTGGGTGATGCAGGTCTGGAAGACAACAGAAATGGTGATACCCGCATTGTGTCTAATGTGGTGATGATGGGTATGGGCGAGCCACTGGCGAATTACGATAATGTGGTTGCTGCCATGAAGTTGATGCTCGATGACAATGCTTACGGTTTATCTCGTCGCCGCGTAACGCTTTCAACTTCGGGTATTGTGCCTGCGATGGATCGCCTGCGTGAAGATTGTCCGGTCGCATTAGCGGTGTCCTTACACGCGCCTAATGATAGAATTCGTGATGATATTGTTCCGATCAATAAAAAGTATCCGCTGAACCAGTTATTGGCAGCGTGTACACGTTATTTGGAAAAAGCGCCGCGTGATTTTATTACCTTCGAATATGTGATGCTTGATGGTATTAATGACAGCGTAGAAAACGCGCGTGAGCTGGTTGCATTGGTGCGTGATGTGCCATGTAAATTTAATTTGATTCCGTTTAATCCATTCCCCAATTCGGGCTATAAGCGCTCGCAGCGGGATGCCATTATGCGGTTTCGTGATATTTTGATTAACGCGGGTTATGTGGCCACCGTGCGTAAAACACGGGGTGACGATATTGATGCAGCCTGTGGTCAGCTTGCCGGGCAGGTATTAGATAAAACTCGCCGCGTTGAAAAACGCCTGGCAGGTGATGCCCAGGCCATTATTTTCCACCCTCAAAATGGCGATCTCTGATGAAATTACCTGTGTTCGTAATGACAGCCGCTCTGCTTATTACTTCTTTTGCCGGTGCTGCGGAAGGTGAGGAAGACAGAGCCTCTTTGCGAACGCAATTGGGTGCGGAGTATTTAAAACGGGGGCAGTACGCAGTAGCGATTGATGAAGTGAATAAAGCGCTTGCGGTAAATGCTTCTTATGCGCCCGCTCATAATGTCATGGCCCTGATTCATGCTGAATTGGGTGAGGATGAAGCAGCAAGACAGTCTTTTGCCCGTGCAGTGCAGTTATCGCCTAATGATGCGGATATTAATCATAATTATGGCTGGTATTTGTGTCAGAAAGGGCAGTATGCCGAGGGAATACAGTTTCTTTTAGCAACTCAAAAAAATGCGCTTTACAGCACGCCGGATAAATCCTTATTGTCCGCAGGGCAATGTGCATTAAAAGGTGGTGATGAAGCCAATGCGCGCATTTATTTTGAACGCGCATTACGCATCCGCCCGGACAATTTAGCGGCCAGAGCCAAATTGGTTGAATACGGTATGCGCACAAAAGATTTGGCGCTGGCGAAACGATATTATTCTGAGCTGCAAAGGCTGGCCCCGGCCAGCGCAGAATTGCTCTGGCTGGGTATTCAGCTTGAGCATCAGGCAGGTAATAAAGAGTTAGAAAATAAACTGGCAGAGCAATTACGCAAGAAATTCCCCGATTCGCAAGAAATGGCCCGCCTATCCAGCGGTTCCTATGATTGATTAACGGACGTGTATGACCGAAATAATTGATTCCTCTTCAGCGCCACAGAGTGTTGTCCATACTGCCGGTGCTGCTTTAAAGGCACGCCGGCTTGAGTTGGGTTATTCACTTGATAAAGTATCGGCACAGCTAAAACTGACTCCCCGCCAAATTGAAGCGATAGAAAGCGAGCGTTTTGATGAATTGCCGGGCAATACTTTTGTCCGTGGTTTTGTGCGTAATTACGCCCGCTTTCTTGATTTGCCTATGGCCCCGCTGCTGGCGCATTTAGAAACCTGCCTACCTCAGGAAAGACAGCAAGCTGCTTTGCCCCGAGTAAACGAAGACGCTTCTGTTTTGCTGGGGTCGGGTGCTAAGGCGAATACCTTTCTGCTGGGCGCAGTGGTGACTATTGGTGTGGCGGTTGGTGCTGCGGGCGTAGTTTGGTATTTGCAGCAGCCTGTTCAGCCAGAGCTTCTTGCCTCGGCGACGGCGTCATTGCCCAAGGTGGTGGTGCTGGATGAGGCAAGTGAAGTAGCCGCTCAGTCAGCAAGCCAGGTACTCAGTTTACAGGCCAGTGCTGTATTGGCTGAACCCGCCAGTGTTGCAAGTGCCGTGGCCATTGCTAAGCCAGTTGCCAGTGCGCCTGTTGCAGCGCCAGCAAGCGCAGTGCAGGCGCTTGTGCCGGGTGAGCTGACAATTGCTGTGCAGTTGGATTCCTGGGTGCAGGTGCAAGATTCAACCGGGGCTAAATTAGTCAGCGAGCTGCTCAGGCCGGGCATGTCTAGGAGCGTGTCGGGTGTTCCGCCTTATCGTTTAAAAATCGGCAATGCACCACACACCAAACTGACTTTCCGCAATCAAATTGTCGATTTAACCACTTATACCCGTGGTGATGTAGCGACTTTCGAGTTGAAATAAAACCCTTTTAGCTGAAGCAGACCATGACAACGATTTCAATCCCCCGCCGTAAAACACGCCAAGTTCAGGTTGGTAATGTATGGGTGGGCAGTGATCATCCGGTGGTGGTGCAATCCATGACCAACACTGATACTGCCGACGCAGCAGCAACAACACAGCAGGTTTATGAGCTGTGGAAAGCAGGTTCAGAGTTGGTGCGTATTACGGTTAACAGCCCTGAGGCGGCGGCTCAAGTGGCCACCATTCGCGCAAGTCTGGATGCTATGGGTTGCGATGTGCCTTTGGTGGGGGATTTCCATTTTAATGGTGACCGGCTACTTCGCGATTATCCAGATTGTGCGCAGGCGCTGGCCAAATACCGGATTAACCCAGGTAATGTAGGTAAGGGCAGTAAGCGCGATGAAAAATACGCGTTTATGATTGAGCAGGCTGTTAAATATAAAAAACCGGTTCGCATCGGGGTGAATTGGGGGTCTCTCGATCAAGCTGTCGTTGTAAAGCTGATGGATGCCAATGCGAAGCTGGATAAGCCATTGCCTGCAGATGCGGTGATGCGCGAGGCTTTAATTGTATCGGCGCTGGAATCAGCGGATCAGGCCATCAGCTGGGGGCTGAGCCCGGATCAGATTTTATTGTCCTGCAAGGTATCGCATGTGCAGGATTTGATTTCGGTTTACCGTTCTTTAGCTGCCCGTTGCGATTATCCTTTGCATCTGGGGCTGACTGAGGCGGGCATGGGTTCGAAAGGGATTGTGGCTTCGACTGCAGCCTTGTCGGTGCTTTTGCAGGAAGGGATTGGCGATACAATTCGTATTTCGCTGACACCAGAGCCAGGTGGTGACCGCTGTACAGAAATTGTTGTGGCGCAGGAAATTTTGCAAACCATGGGTTTGCGCTCGTTTACACCCCTTGTGACGGCGTGCCCTGGCTGTGGACGCACCTCTTCAACCGTGTTTCAGGAATTGGCCTCCAGCATTCAGTCTTTCCTGCGTGAGCAAATGCCGGTGTGGCGATTGCAATACCCTGGTGTGGCCGATATGACTGTGGCAGTGATGGGCTGTGTGGTGAATGGGCCGGGCGAATCCAAACTGGCAGATGTGGGGATTTCATTGCCAGGTACAGGCGAGATTCCTGTGTGTCCTGTTTATGTGGATGGTGAAAAAACCGTGACGCTGAAGGGCGATCAGATCAGCGAGTCTTTCCAGTCTATTGTGCTGGATTATGTGCAGACTCGTTATGGCGAAGGCGGTGCAAAGCGCCAGGAATTACGCCCAAAAGTTATTCCCCTGAAAGCGATTTAAGCCTGCGTGGCTGCTGCCTGTTTTATAGGGCAGGCAAAGGATTTTCTGTGCTGTGTAAGCCAGAATTAAAAGAAGAATGAGTTGTAGGTCAAAGCCAAATAGGATCAGGGGCTCAGCGATAAACGGGCGGGCGTGTCGGATTGCCTAGCCTTGTTTTGACCCGTGTCAGGTGATGTATTTTACATTTCAAGTAAACCATAATTAAGAAAAAATAAATGTCTAATCAAATCCAAGGTATCAGAGGCATGAACGATGTTCTGCCGGATGCGTCACCAGTATGGCTTTATTTTGAACAAGTAACGCGCGACTGGCTGGCGGCTTATGGCTATAAAAACATTCGTATGCCGATTGTTGAATCAACCCATTTGTTTGTTCGTGGCGTGGGTGAGCATACAGACATTGTTGAAAAGGAAATGTATTCCTTTGAAGACAAGCTAAATGGTGAGAAGCTGACATTACGTCCTGAAGGGACTGCAGGTTGCGTACGTGCATGTATTGAGCATGGTCTGCTTTACAATCAAACCCAGCGTCTGTGGTATATGGGTCCGATGTATCGCCATGAACGCCCGCAAAAAGGCCGTTATCGCCAGTTTCATCAGATTGGTGTTGAAGCTTTTGGTATGGCTACGCCTGATGTGGACGCTGAAATTGTACTGATGCTGGCCGATCTTTGGCAGCGCCTTGGCTTAAAAAATGTCAGCC from the Iodobacter fluviatilis genome contains:
- a CDS encoding phospholipase is translated as MKFVLTAFALACCLSAPAQAWDQTTHKRIVLDAMAFIKNNPGSNQYQKLATGISKAGFTWEQFADTVGQGAYDVDDFADTYLCGATTGSCQISPVYSTLKIAQYTSYWHFQNHTSGPDVHGNQFGGYNYAKLTVAGDIDKLAKTWLIGDYLDDGAGGLKGWFGDSSKYNSYGLTEAHYRLGGNSSANMYADFETMPFQPIDNLGQYWWQQFLAKPSAQTLGFVMHTTDLLQPHHTWTTSANNHSGWETWVKDYYDSEQLNNPALITAALKDFSPLKATDTDIRTLLTEGGTYSYKNGGIVLSSTDHGDRVRVAKQMIPHAIAMVVHLLNRSAERLAQ
- a CDS encoding GNAT family N-acetyltransferase, whose protein sequence is MRPGDLLAVGGCGFKQAPQHRRVEMGYAVLAAYQGQGFATASVAALLRFAFLSGEADEVLAQINPENIASVCVVKSWVLSGELAGLMKMASHWCSGSPQYPAINEACANCPAQWARCPVV
- a CDS encoding SPOR domain-containing protein, whose amino-acid sequence is MNDVLDPILQQEAQRKLKVQLAWRLGIAATLIVLALFGINWLDRQKDLPLPARTPEPIAQPTAEPKPEKIALPTPVASAAVEASSALSISTPIASSSDSGVIAGATHKSPPTPSPAPSNKPTLKLEPVTPEPGSKPAPVIQTTPLPVKAPTPDAVPPATAEPAQHTATPQTAYPAAQHTRDGYTVQAGVFLQAQNANKLLSQLKAADIPAYTETRVQIGPFKDKASADAAAAKLKRLGIEPIVRGN
- the ndk gene encoding nucleoside-diphosphate kinase, with amino-acid sequence MAIERTLSIVKPDAVAKNVIGKIYDRFESAGLKVVAAKMKQLSRAEAEGFYAVHAARPFFNDLVNFMISGPVMIQALEGEGAILKNRDLMGATNPKEAAAGTIRADFADSIDANAVHGSDSAENAAIEIAYFFASSEVYSR
- the rlmN gene encoding 23S rRNA (adenine(2503)-C(2))-methyltransferase RlmN, whose amino-acid sequence is MSVNLLDYDAAGLAGLMAQYGEKPFRAKQLMKWIHQRGEPDFDAMTDIAKSFRQKLALDAAVTPPALMAEQIAKDGTRKWLLDVGTGNGVEAVFIPEDDRGTLCVSSQVGCALDCSFCSTARQGFNRNLSTAEIIGQLWWANRRMSLDASRLGDAGLEDNRNGDTRIVSNVVMMGMGEPLANYDNVVAAMKLMLDDNAYGLSRRRVTLSTSGIVPAMDRLREDCPVALAVSLHAPNDRIRDDIVPINKKYPLNQLLAACTRYLEKAPRDFITFEYVMLDGINDSVENARELVALVRDVPCKFNLIPFNPFPNSGYKRSQRDAIMRFRDILINAGYVATVRKTRGDDIDAACGQLAGQVLDKTRRVEKRLAGDAQAIIFHPQNGDL
- the pilW gene encoding type IV pilus biogenesis/stability protein PilW, which produces MKLPVFVMTAALLITSFAGAAEGEEDRASLRTQLGAEYLKRGQYAVAIDEVNKALAVNASYAPAHNVMALIHAELGEDEAARQSFARAVQLSPNDADINHNYGWYLCQKGQYAEGIQFLLATQKNALYSTPDKSLLSAGQCALKGGDEANARIYFERALRIRPDNLAARAKLVEYGMRTKDLALAKRYYSELQRLAPASAELLWLGIQLEHQAGNKELENKLAEQLRKKFPDSQEMARLSSGSYD
- a CDS encoding RodZ domain-containing protein — its product is MTEIIDSSSAPQSVVHTAGAALKARRLELGYSLDKVSAQLKLTPRQIEAIESERFDELPGNTFVRGFVRNYARFLDLPMAPLLAHLETCLPQERQQAALPRVNEDASVLLGSGAKANTFLLGAVVTIGVAVGAAGVVWYLQQPVQPELLASATASLPKVVVLDEASEVAAQSASQVLSLQASAVLAEPASVASAVAIAKPVASAPVAAPASAVQALVPGELTIAVQLDSWVQVQDSTGAKLVSELLRPGMSRSVSGVPPYRLKIGNAPHTKLTFRNQIVDLTTYTRGDVATFELK
- the ispG gene encoding flavodoxin-dependent (E)-4-hydroxy-3-methylbut-2-enyl-diphosphate synthase; its protein translation is MTTISIPRRKTRQVQVGNVWVGSDHPVVVQSMTNTDTADAAATTQQVYELWKAGSELVRITVNSPEAAAQVATIRASLDAMGCDVPLVGDFHFNGDRLLRDYPDCAQALAKYRINPGNVGKGSKRDEKYAFMIEQAVKYKKPVRIGVNWGSLDQAVVVKLMDANAKLDKPLPADAVMREALIVSALESADQAISWGLSPDQILLSCKVSHVQDLISVYRSLAARCDYPLHLGLTEAGMGSKGIVASTAALSVLLQEGIGDTIRISLTPEPGGDRCTEIVVAQEILQTMGLRSFTPLVTACPGCGRTSSTVFQELASSIQSFLREQMPVWRLQYPGVADMTVAVMGCVVNGPGESKLADVGISLPGTGEIPVCPVYVDGEKTVTLKGDQISESFQSIVLDYVQTRYGEGGAKRQELRPKVIPLKAI